The Candidatus Methylomirabilis sp. sequence GCTCGCGGACTGACCACCATGGACCCGAGCAACCAGGCGCATAACGTGTTTCTCTCTGGTGGTCTCTCCCTGCCGCTTCAGACCAGGGTCACGGGGAAGGTCTCCTATGGGTGGCGGCTTCAGGATGAATCGTTTGTCTCCCATACCATCAACCCGGCCTTGGCCGCGAACCCTGGGTTGGTTCTCCCCAGGAGCAGCTTTGACGGAGATATCAGGACGACCCTTGTGGCTCTCAACGCGACGAGCCGCCCGCTTACCGCTTTGCCGCTGACGCTGTATGGCGGCTACCGTTTCTACGATTTCAATAACCGATCGCCCGAGATCGTGTTCCCGGCTCATACCGTTCGGGATACGTCGCTCACACCCGATGCGGAGGTCAACGCGCCTTTCTCCTACACCAAGCACAATGCCCACCTGGACGCGGGTTATCCTATTCTCAGCGATCTTCATTTCAAGATGGGCTACGAGTGGGAACGTTGGGATCGTAATTCCAAACTCCGCGAGGTGCCGACCAGTGATGAGCACTCCCTAAAAACCAGCCTGGACTTCACGCCGATCGATTGGCTGCTCTTCCGCGCCGCGTATCGTCGGGGCTGGCGGCGTATCGATAACTACGTGCCACAAGCTCACGATAAGCACGTGACCGTTGACATCGAGGGGGAGCCATGGGCGCCGGATCCTCTGGGCCAGTCGGTCCTGCTTCGGAAGTTCGACGAGGCTGACCGGAACAGGGACCGGGTGGAGATCCTGACGTCGATCAGCCCGATCGAGAACCTCAGCTTTACGGCTACCTATAGTCTCCTGCAGGACCATTTCAATAACTCCGACCTTGGCTTGCAGAAATCGAGAGGGTGGAGTGCAGGCGGTGATCTGGCCTATAGCCCGTTCAAGTGGCTGTCGTTCTTCGTCAACTACACGCGAGAAGAGTTCCGCTATGATCAGCTCTCTCGCTCCAGGCCGGTCACCGGCACTACGGCTTTTGACTTCACGGACTTCAACTGGAGGAGTGTCAACACTGATACGATTGACACCTACGGGGTCGGTACGGACGTCAGCCTGATTCCCAATCGTCTCAATTTTCGGCTGACCTACACCTTCTCGGATGCCGATACCATCATGAGATCGTTCAACCCGGTTAAGCCGACCAGTGGCACTGGAGCTCAGCGAGCGACCGCGACCGCCGTGGACTATCCGTTGGCGAACACGAACCTCCATACCCTGATTGCCGCGCTTCGCTATAACCTGACCAGGAACTGGAGTCTCAAGGGCGAATATCGATTTGAGCAGTTTCGCGAGACCGATTGGGCGACCGATGCGATCGGGCAATCCGGTCTGACAAATCTGCCCCCGACGACCGATACCTTTTTGGGCGCTCGGTTCCTGCAGAATTATGACGCCCATATTGCAGCGTTTACACTTCGCTACCAGTTTTAAGCGAACCTCCTGGTTTCAGACGTCTCGCTGATGTGCTAGTATGTTGCCTGCGAACAGGAGCAGGCAAGCCAGCCTGCCGGGCACCGTCTGGTAGGCTGGCTTTTCACGTTTAAGACTGAAGGAGGGAATGGTTGTGGCACAGCAGGATGAACAGGTCGACTATGGGCGGCGCACAGTGAATTGGCTTCTGGGAAGTTCCCTCGGCGTGCTCTTCATATCCATCCTGTACCCGATTGTAAAATACTTGATCCCCCCCAAGCTGGCCGAGCCGACCACGTTCAGCGTGACCCTTCCCTGGAAGCTCGCGGAACTGAAGGCGAACTCAGGGCGGATCTTTCGCTTCAGGAGTCGTCCGGGTATCTTGGTGAAGACCTCAGCAGGCGAGTTGCGGGCGTTTTCTGCGGTCTGTACCCACCTGGAATGCACGGTGCAATACCGGGAAGCGCGGCAGGATATCTGGTGCGCCTGTCACAATGGTGTGTACGACCTAAATGGGAAGAATATCAGCGGTCCGCCGCCACGGCCCCTGGAGCCTCTCAAGTTGAACGTCCGGGGAGATCAGATCATCGTCATGAAAGGATAAGTAAGGTGACGGGAGTTCGGATTGCGGCCTGGCTCGAAGAGCGAATCGATCTCTGGCCGCTCAGGCATCTCATTCAGAAGAAGGTCATCCCTGTTCATCGCCATACCGTCTGGTACTACTTCGGCGGGATGACGCTCTTTCTCTTCGGGATTCAGGTGGCTACCGGGATCCTGCTGACCCTCTACTACCGGCCCAGCGGCGAAGAGGCGTACGAGAGTGTTCAATTTATCATGACCGAAGTCCAATTCGGTTGGCTTGTTCGCTCGATCCATAGCTGGTCGGCCAACCTGATGGTGCTGACAATGATGATCCACCTGTTCAGTGTGTACCTGACCCAGGCCTACCGAAAGCCGCGGGAGCTGACATGGGTGACCGGAATGTTGCTGTTCGGCATCGTTCTGTTCTTCGGCTTCAGCGGGTATCTGCTGCCCTGGAATGTTCTCGCGTATTTCGCCACTAAAGTCGGAACTGAGATCGCCGGGCAGTTCCCACTTGTGGGTCCTGTTCTGATGCGGCTCCTGCGGGGTAGCGACGAGGTCACGGGCGCGACGGTTTCCCGCTTTTACGGTATGCACATTGCCATCCTGCCGGCGCTCATCACCATGATCCTCGGCCTCCATCTGTTCCTGGTGCAGAAGCAGGGGATGAGCGTTCCCCCGGCCGTGGAGCGATCTCATGCGGGACGGCCGCTTCCGACCATGCCGTTTTTCCCTAATTTTCTGCTGCGAGACCTCTTTGGCTGGTTTGTCACCCTCGGGGTCTTAGCGGCATTAGCCGCGCTGTCCCCATGGGAGCTGGGACAAAAGGCCGATCCCTTCGCTCCGGCGCCTGCCGGCATTCGACCGGAATGGTACTTCGTCTTCATGTTTCAGAGCCTGAAGTATATCCCGGCGAAGATCGGTCCCTTTGAGGGTGAGGTCTTGGGAGTCCTGGGTTTCAGTCTGGGCGGGCTGTTACTTTTATTGGTCCCATTTCTGGACAAGAAGTCGGCATTGGGAGAGCCTAGTCCGCTCTTCCGATCGATCGGAATCGGCATTATTGCGTACATTGTGATATTTACCGTGCTTGGATATGTCGCGCCCGGCGCCAAATGAGGACGCCGTGAGGATGGCGCTGCGCGTTGTATGCTTCGGCCTCCTCCTGATCGCGGCCGGCCTGATTCGTGCCCCCTTCGCGGCGGCGGCGGATGCTTGCATCGACTGCCATATTGGATTAAGAGAGGAGCGCCTCAACCGTCCGGCTGTCAAGATTAAAGACGATTACCACCTGGCGAGGGGACTGGGCTGCCAGGGCTGTCACGGCGGTGATCAGACGGCGTTCGACAATAAAGCGCAGAGCCACAGTCCGGCCAAGGGATTTCTGGGCAAACCGAAGCGGCAGGCGATCCCTGAAACCTGCGGGAAGTGCCACAGCGATCCGGTCTATATGCGACAGTTCAATCCATCCATTCGGACAGACCAGGTGAAGGAATACTATACCAGTGTCCATGGCAAAAAGTTTCGCGAGGGAGATCAGAAGGTCGCCGTCTGTATCAGTTGCCATGACGTGCATGCGATCCGTGCCGTCAAAGACCAGATGGCTTGGACGCATCCTGTCAAGGTCGCT is a genomic window containing:
- a CDS encoding MtrB/PioB family decaheme-associated outer membrane protein codes for the protein MGALVWMRRISTALLLAIALLLAAVAPGQAQQPQSEEAFPWWVNWLNDRLPFGLNVTSVDIEGGYRTIGDNRSSAKFQEYRVLEESPFLDHARISLETKDQKQYIEFSSIDSFKQDQSYLFRFGKYGGYELEIFWDQVPHLLSTTGRTLFTTTREDGNPNLTLPSGVASTVQAATPATRASVLAGFLANATPTDLSFLTSKAGFGFKYNLTDSLDFGVRYTFTQKDGTIPFGAGFSSPGGNVVEIPAPLFNRTHQVEVKTQYAQPGWNVGLGYTASIFDQSVDNITFDNPLSATNSPTLSARGLTTMDPSNQAHNVFLSGGLSLPLQTRVTGKVSYGWRLQDESFVSHTINPALAANPGLVLPRSSFDGDIRTTLVALNATSRPLTALPLTLYGGYRFYDFNNRSPEIVFPAHTVRDTSLTPDAEVNAPFSYTKHNAHLDAGYPILSDLHFKMGYEWERWDRNSKLREVPTSDEHSLKTSLDFTPIDWLLFRAAYRRGWRRIDNYVPQAHDKHVTVDIEGEPWAPDPLGQSVLLRKFDEADRNRDRVEILTSISPIENLSFTATYSLLQDHFNNSDLGLQKSRGWSAGGDLAYSPFKWLSFFVNYTREEFRYDQLSRSRPVTGTTAFDFTDFNWRSVNTDTIDTYGVGTDVSLIPNRLNFRLTYTFSDADTIMRSFNPVKPTSGTGAQRATATAVDYPLANTNLHTLIAALRYNLTRNWSLKGEYRFEQFRETDWATDAIGQSGLTNLPPTTDTFLGARFLQNYDAHIAAFTLRYQF
- a CDS encoding Rieske 2Fe-2S domain-containing protein; translation: MVVAQQDEQVDYGRRTVNWLLGSSLGVLFISILYPIVKYLIPPKLAEPTTFSVTLPWKLAELKANSGRIFRFRSRPGILVKTSAGELRAFSAVCTHLECTVQYREARQDIWCACHNGVYDLNGKNISGPPPRPLEPLKLNVRGDQIIVMKG
- a CDS encoding cytochrome b N-terminal domain-containing protein, producing the protein MTGVRIAAWLEERIDLWPLRHLIQKKVIPVHRHTVWYYFGGMTLFLFGIQVATGILLTLYYRPSGEEAYESVQFIMTEVQFGWLVRSIHSWSANLMVLTMMIHLFSVYLTQAYRKPRELTWVTGMLLFGIVLFFGFSGYLLPWNVLAYFATKVGTEIAGQFPLVGPVLMRLLRGSDEVTGATVSRFYGMHIAILPALITMILGLHLFLVQKQGMSVPPAVERSHAGRPLPTMPFFPNFLLRDLFGWFVTLGVLAALAALSPWELGQKADPFAPAPAGIRPEWYFVFMFQSLKYIPAKIGPFEGEVLGVLGFSLGGLLLLLVPFLDKKSALGEPSPLFRSIGIGIIAYIVIFTVLGYVAPGAK